In Cystobacter ferrugineus, the following proteins share a genomic window:
- a CDS encoding helix-turn-helix transcriptional regulator: protein MAGSSRSELGDFLRSRRERLHPETVGLPGGRKRRTPGLKREEVAQLAGIGIDWYVRLEQGRTVSPSAATIDALARALRLDKAEHAHLRELARNADHRAFSRETVPDVLHRMIQGLEHPAYVTGRRWDVLAWNAAAADLFMDFGRLAEADRNVLVYVLTDPGARRIFGASWADEAKRMVAQFRATHDLWADDPAFLELLERLRSKSPEFALWWEAHDIRQVAAGQKLLNHPQKGALRFEYASFQSNDNPALKLVIYTPG from the coding sequence ATGGCGGGCTCGAGCCGAAGCGAACTCGGCGACTTCCTCCGATCGCGACGAGAACGATTGCACCCCGAGACCGTGGGTCTGCCCGGGGGGCGCAAGCGCCGCACGCCGGGCTTGAAACGGGAGGAGGTCGCCCAGCTCGCGGGCATCGGCATCGACTGGTACGTCCGGCTGGAACAGGGCCGGACCGTCAGTCCCTCTGCCGCCACGATCGATGCGCTGGCCCGCGCGTTGCGCCTCGACAAGGCCGAGCACGCCCACTTGAGGGAGCTGGCGCGCAACGCCGACCACCGCGCGTTCTCCCGAGAGACCGTCCCCGACGTCCTCCACCGCATGATCCAGGGACTCGAGCATCCCGCCTACGTCACCGGCCGCCGGTGGGACGTCCTGGCGTGGAATGCCGCCGCGGCCGACCTCTTCATGGACTTCGGCCGGCTGGCCGAGGCGGATCGCAACGTCCTCGTCTACGTGCTGACCGATCCGGGCGCCCGGCGCATCTTCGGCGCGTCCTGGGCCGACGAAGCCAAGCGCATGGTGGCCCAATTCCGGGCGACGCATGACCTCTGGGCCGACGATCCCGCGTTCCTCGAGCTGCTGGAGCGTCTGCGGAGCAAGAGCCCCGAGTTCGCGCTCTGGTGGGAGGCACACGACATCCGCCAGGTCGCGGCCGGCCAGAAGCTGCTGAACCATCCCCAGAAGGGCGCGCTGCGCTTCGAGTACGCGAGCTTTCAATCCAATGACAATCCCGCGCTGAAGCTGGTCATCTACACGCCGGGGTGA
- a CDS encoding NAD(P)-dependent alcohol dehydrogenase: MRTILQSGYGEPERVLVQGESDIPTPGDGEVLVRVHATSVNTPDCLATLGVPYALRPVMGLRAPVSPVRGSDVAGVVEAVGAHVTGFAPGDAVFGSVWTGGYKRGAPGTFCEYTVVPATQLAHKPAKLSFEEAAGAVMSGVTALVAMRDVARVRAGQQVLVNGASGGLGTFAVQLARALGAVVTGVCSTRNVELVRSLGASHVIDYTRTSYPEQDARYDVVMDNVMNHPPSVSARVLTANGVLLPNSIGTHKWLGTLPSMAFGALFKSRQWRTIQFVPSRKNLEDIGALIQSGAVKVVIDKTYPLAQAGKAVAHMASRRARGQIVLSAM; encoded by the coding sequence ATGCGAACCATCTTGCAAAGCGGTTATGGCGAGCCTGAACGCGTCCTGGTGCAGGGCGAGAGCGACATCCCCACGCCGGGGGACGGTGAAGTCCTCGTCCGTGTGCACGCGACGTCGGTGAACACGCCGGACTGCCTCGCCACCCTCGGAGTTCCCTACGCGTTGCGCCCGGTGATGGGCCTGCGTGCGCCCGTGTCGCCGGTCCGCGGCTCGGACGTCGCCGGCGTCGTGGAAGCGGTGGGCGCCCACGTCACTGGATTCGCACCCGGCGACGCCGTGTTCGGTTCGGTGTGGACGGGAGGTTACAAGCGCGGCGCTCCTGGGACCTTCTGCGAATACACCGTGGTCCCGGCGACGCAGCTGGCGCACAAGCCGGCGAAGCTCAGCTTCGAGGAAGCCGCCGGGGCTGTGATGTCAGGCGTGACGGCGCTGGTGGCCATGCGCGATGTCGCTCGCGTCCGCGCGGGTCAGCAGGTGCTCGTCAACGGCGCCTCCGGCGGCCTGGGAACGTTCGCCGTGCAGCTTGCCAGGGCCTTGGGTGCCGTGGTCACGGGCGTCTGCAGCACGAGGAACGTCGAGCTGGTGCGTTCGCTCGGTGCCTCCCACGTCATCGACTACACGCGGACGAGCTACCCGGAGCAGGACGCGCGCTACGACGTCGTGATGGACAACGTGATGAACCACCCTCCGTCGGTATCGGCGCGCGTCCTCACCGCGAACGGGGTGTTGCTGCCCAACAGCATCGGCACCCACAAGTGGCTGGGGACGCTGCCCAGCATGGCCTTCGGGGCGCTCTTCAAGTCCAGGCAGTGGCGCACGATTCAATTCGTTCCATCGCGCAAGAACCTCGAGGACATCGGCGCGCTGATTCAGTCGGGCGCTGTGAAGGTTGTGATCGACAAGACGTATCCGCTCGCGCAGGCCGGCAAAGCCGTGGCGCACATGGCGAGCAGGCGCGCGCGCGGACAGATCGTGCTCAGCGCGATGTAA
- a CDS encoding alcohol dehydrogenase catalytic domain-containing protein — translation MKAAILKSFGAPLAIETLPEPLLGTGEVIVDVVAAPVLPYANEVFSGERRYLLTPPVAPGCGAVGRVRAVGPDATRLAPGDWVFCDPTVRSRDGGLSPDITLQGWSARGEGGQRLQKHFHHGSFAERIRVPTENASPLGPLDDAEAARWCALVTLLVPYGGFLKADLRAGETVLISGATGNFGSAAVAVALAMGAGCVIAPGRNETVLEDLKRRFGLRVRTVKLGGQEEEDRERMRRAAPGPIDCVMDLLPPSASTLPVRAALMTVRPYGRAVLMGGVGMLGGAGLELPYPWIMRNCITLHGQWMCPPEAVLRMASLVRSGLLRLEEFDVTAFALDDANEAVTHAAAHGGPFKLTVLRP, via the coding sequence ATGAAAGCCGCGATCCTGAAGTCCTTTGGAGCCCCGCTCGCCATCGAGACACTTCCCGAGCCCCTCCTGGGGACCGGAGAGGTGATCGTGGACGTCGTGGCGGCCCCGGTGCTGCCCTACGCGAACGAGGTCTTCAGTGGCGAGCGGCGGTATCTGCTGACGCCGCCGGTGGCGCCGGGGTGCGGGGCGGTGGGCCGCGTGCGCGCCGTCGGACCGGACGCGACCCGGCTCGCCCCCGGGGACTGGGTCTTCTGCGATCCCACCGTGCGGTCGCGTGACGGGGGGCTGTCTCCCGACATCACGCTCCAGGGCTGGAGCGCCCGGGGCGAGGGGGGCCAGCGTCTGCAGAAGCATTTCCACCATGGCTCCTTCGCCGAGCGCATCCGGGTCCCGACGGAGAACGCCTCTCCCTTGGGCCCGCTGGACGACGCGGAGGCGGCGCGGTGGTGCGCCCTGGTCACGCTGCTCGTGCCGTATGGCGGTTTCCTCAAGGCGGATCTCCGGGCGGGGGAGACGGTCCTCATCAGTGGCGCCACGGGGAACTTCGGCAGCGCGGCCGTCGCGGTCGCCCTGGCGATGGGCGCGGGCTGCGTCATCGCGCCGGGCCGCAACGAGACGGTGCTCGAGGACTTGAAGCGCCGTTTCGGGCTCCGCGTCCGAACCGTGAAGCTCGGGGGCCAGGAGGAGGAGGACCGGGAGCGGATGCGGCGTGCGGCTCCCGGCCCGATCGACTGCGTGATGGATCTGCTGCCCCCCTCGGCCAGCACCCTCCCGGTGCGCGCCGCCCTCATGACGGTGCGGCCCTACGGACGGGCCGTGCTCATGGGGGGCGTGGGGATGCTGGGGGGGGCGGGCCTGGAGCTGCCCTACCCGTGGATCATGCGCAACTGCATCACCCTCCACGGGCAGTGGATGTGCCCACCCGAGGCCGTCCTCCGCATGGCCAGCCTCGTCCGCTCCGGGCTCCTCCGGCTGGAGGAGTTCGACGTCACGGCCTTCGCCCTGGACGACGCGAACGAGGCCGTCACGCACGCGGCCGCCCACGGTGGCCCCTTC